Proteins encoded within one genomic window of Synechococcus sp. PCC 7335:
- a CDS encoding isochorismate synthase MenF, with the protein MPAVQHEIDSVKTSVEASRLEPTKIYQFLTDCQQQAIASNQPKIASLSFSIRAIASGAVLATLSNPYQRHFYYDSPQQSDLSRQSMVGLGCAVDFRAAGGSRFSQAQDFVQFWEAQFVYAKLDKAGLNRSRPSLPGHFFCSATFFSDSEISNKLAANATPTLQTPYFEPAYLFVPKLQVTTVETRQLAHSIATFNSLITATTDIEKTTHTIYTELNQLISLSNLPSRIRTTATVRKLKESSGRRHSHSSHYRTRHNDLTHFKSAVKVALEQLQTSQLHKVVLADVMDVEGAQPFDEVQSLQALRQNHPDCTIFSVSNGRGQSFIGASPERLLSIADGRFTTDALAGTVSRGTLPSLDIQLAQTLINSKKEQVEHRLVVEFIVRQLKLLGLTPEYDPRPKVLQLLHVQHLHTPISASITPPQSVSPLDILARLHPTPAVAGVPHQAACELIRQYETFDRGLYAAPVGWIDTQGNSEFVVGIRSALLNGQKARLYAGAGIVAGSEPAKELAEIKLKLQALLNALV; encoded by the coding sequence ATGCCAGCCGTTCAGCACGAAATTGATTCTGTCAAGACCTCTGTTGAAGCTTCGCGACTTGAACCGACAAAGATCTATCAATTCTTGACCGACTGTCAGCAACAGGCGATCGCGTCTAATCAGCCGAAGATTGCCAGCCTTTCCTTTTCAATTCGAGCGATCGCATCTGGGGCCGTTTTAGCCACACTTAGTAATCCATATCAGCGCCACTTCTACTACGACTCGCCTCAGCAGTCTGACTTATCGAGGCAGTCAATGGTCGGTCTAGGCTGCGCGGTAGACTTTAGGGCGGCTGGAGGCAGTCGATTTTCTCAAGCCCAGGATTTCGTACAGTTCTGGGAAGCTCAGTTTGTCTATGCAAAGTTAGATAAAGCAGGTTTAAATAGATCAAGGCCGTCACTACCTGGCCACTTCTTTTGCAGCGCTACTTTCTTTTCAGATTCTGAGATCTCAAACAAGCTTGCAGCGAATGCAACGCCGACGCTGCAGACTCCATACTTTGAACCCGCTTACCTATTCGTACCTAAGCTTCAAGTTACAACCGTAGAGACCCGCCAGCTCGCCCACTCCATAGCGACGTTCAACTCCTTGATAACCGCGACAACAGATATTGAAAAAACTACTCACACAATCTACACCGAGCTGAATCAGCTAATCTCACTTAGCAACTTACCGTCTAGAATTAGAACAACTGCTACAGTCAGAAAACTGAAAGAAAGTTCAGGTAGAAGGCATAGTCATAGTTCTCACTACCGTACCCGCCACAATGACCTTACCCATTTCAAGTCGGCAGTCAAGGTAGCACTAGAACAACTACAAACTAGCCAACTACATAAAGTAGTTCTCGCGGATGTGATGGATGTCGAAGGAGCGCAGCCATTTGATGAAGTGCAATCGCTCCAAGCTCTCAGGCAAAATCATCCGGACTGCACCATCTTTTCTGTTAGCAACGGTCGCGGTCAATCTTTTATTGGCGCTAGCCCCGAACGACTTCTAAGCATCGCCGATGGTCGATTTACTACCGACGCACTCGCTGGCACGGTCTCACGCGGAACACTACCTAGTCTTGATATTCAGCTGGCTCAAACGCTGATCAACAGCAAGAAAGAACAGGTTGAGCACCGTCTTGTTGTTGAATTTATTGTGCGCCAGCTTAAATTGCTAGGCCTTACCCCCGAATACGATCCGCGACCTAAAGTGCTGCAGCTTTTACACGTTCAGCATTTGCATACCCCTATTAGTGCCAGTATCACACCGCCGCAGTCCGTCTCCCCTCTAGATATTCTCGCTAGGCTCCATCCGACCCCGGCTGTAGCAGGCGTTCCGCATCAGGCCGCCTGCGAGCTTATTCGTCAGTACGAAACCTTTGATAGAGGCCTCTATGCCGCGCCGGTCGGCTGGATAGATACTCAAGGGAACAGCGAATTCGTAGTTGGAATTCGCTCGGCTTTGCTCAATGGACAGAAGGCTCGGCTGTACGCCGGCGCTGGGATCGTTGCTGGCTCGGAGCCCGCGAAGGAACTCGCAGAAATCAAGCTAAAATTACAGGCACTGCTAAATGCCTTAGTCTGA
- the menD gene encoding 2-succinyl-5-enolpyruvyl-6-hydroxy-3-cyclohexene-1-carboxylic-acid synthase has product MPIDFRNTNSLWASIAVETLARLGLQTAILCPGSRSTPLTVAFANHSGIETLPILDERSAAFFALGCAKRQHSPVAIVCTSGTAGANFYPAIIEAYESGVPLLVFTADRPPEMRDCASGQTIDQIKLFGGFVKRFVEMAVPVADLSMLSYLRQTLVSGWESAITPHSAPIHFNCPFRNPLAPTANSSTHRVKSAFNTEKFFHSLSVPVTTKEHTDLLTSLPIADWQSKAGIIIAGPANPSDPTAYCKTIFYLSQLLDWPVLAEGLSALRNYLALNPFLVSSYDLILRDSRRAAKLVPECVLQLGALPTSKVLRQWLQRHQPHRWIVGPRRNLDPLHGPTHRLFLDIEAFTQPNSVESPISVESPMSVESPEDSNYCQQWMIYERKMRGTLEEHLTAEPDLVESKVVWLLSKHLPEQTPLFVANSMPVRDLEYFWPPNDRRIQPVFSRGANGIDGTLSTAMGIAHRNRPTVLLSGDLAFLHDTNGLLNTAQLWGHLTIVLINNGGGGIFEMLPVANFSSTFEEYFITPQQVEFSSLCRTYGVEHQLVQTVEAFVEAIRVLPEKGIRVLEVACDRVTPAEYRKLSVARRKALLNSA; this is encoded by the coding sequence ATGCCCATCGACTTTCGTAATACCAACAGTCTTTGGGCTTCTATAGCGGTCGAGACCCTTGCCCGTTTAGGGCTACAGACAGCCATCCTCTGTCCCGGCTCTCGCTCGACCCCGCTCACAGTTGCCTTCGCCAACCATTCTGGAATTGAAACGCTACCTATCTTAGATGAGCGCTCGGCCGCTTTTTTTGCCCTAGGCTGTGCAAAGCGGCAGCATAGTCCGGTGGCGATCGTTTGCACATCTGGCACAGCTGGAGCAAACTTCTATCCAGCAATCATTGAAGCCTATGAAAGTGGAGTACCGCTGTTGGTTTTCACTGCTGATCGCCCCCCGGAGATGCGCGACTGTGCCTCTGGTCAAACAATAGACCAGATTAAACTGTTCGGAGGATTTGTGAAGCGGTTTGTGGAAATGGCGGTACCGGTGGCGGATCTGTCAATGCTGTCGTACTTACGACAGACATTGGTCAGTGGATGGGAAAGTGCGATCACGCCACATTCTGCACCTATCCATTTCAACTGCCCTTTTCGCAACCCGCTAGCGCCGACCGCCAACAGCAGTACTCATCGGGTCAAATCGGCTTTCAATACAGAGAAATTTTTTCATTCGCTTTCTGTTCCAGTCACAACCAAAGAACATACTGACTTACTCACATCACTACCAATAGCAGACTGGCAATCTAAGGCTGGCATCATTATTGCAGGTCCGGCCAATCCTAGTGACCCCACTGCTTACTGCAAGACAATTTTCTATCTCTCACAGCTACTAGATTGGCCCGTTCTCGCTGAAGGACTCTCTGCACTCCGCAACTATCTTGCACTTAATCCTTTCCTTGTTTCTAGCTACGATCTTATCCTTCGAGACTCTCGCCGGGCAGCAAAACTGGTGCCTGAGTGTGTACTTCAGTTAGGCGCGTTGCCAACTAGTAAAGTCTTGCGTCAGTGGCTACAAAGGCATCAACCCCACCGTTGGATAGTCGGACCTCGGCGGAACTTAGACCCTTTACACGGACCGACTCATCGTCTTTTTCTAGATATTGAAGCTTTCACTCAACCTAATTCTGTTGAATCGCCTATATCTGTTGAATCGCCTATGTCTGTTGAATCGCCTGAAGATTCAAACTATTGTCAGCAGTGGATGATTTATGAACGTAAGATGCGTGGCACTCTCGAAGAGCATTTAACAGCAGAGCCAGATCTCGTTGAAAGTAAAGTAGTTTGGCTATTATCAAAACATCTACCAGAACAAACTCCCCTTTTTGTTGCCAACAGTATGCCAGTTAGAGACCTTGAGTATTTCTGGCCACCTAACGACCGTCGGATTCAACCAGTGTTCAGCCGTGGCGCGAATGGAATCGATGGGACATTGTCTACGGCGATGGGAATAGCTCATCGTAATAGACCCACTGTCTTACTCTCTGGAGATCTTGCCTTCTTACATGATACGAATGGACTCCTTAATACCGCTCAACTATGGGGTCATCTGACCATTGTGCTAATTAATAATGGCGGCGGTGGTATCTTTGAGATGCTGCCCGTAGCCAACTTTTCATCTACGTTCGAAGAGTATTTTATTACTCCGCAGCAGGTGGAATTCTCTTCTTTGTGTCGAACATATGGTGTAGAGCACCAGCTAGTACAAACTGTAGAAGCCTTTGTAGAGGCTATCAGAGTTTTGCCAGAGAAGGGAATTAGAGTCCTAGAAGTCGCTTGTGATAGAGTCACACCTGCTGAATATCGAAAACTTAGCGTCGCTAGAAGAAAGGCGCTTCTAAACTCAGCTTAG
- a CDS encoding DUF2997 domain-containing protein, giving the protein METLEFVIYPDGRVKEVITGVIGTSCAEVTAAIEAQLGDVVAHEKTSEYYAQPVQVSSTNCSSVGGFAQNFAQARVSSSW; this is encoded by the coding sequence ATGGAAACGCTTGAGTTTGTAATTTATCCAGACGGTCGGGTCAAGGAAGTCATCACAGGTGTCATTGGAACATCATGTGCTGAGGTTACCGCCGCTATTGAAGCCCAGCTAGGGGATGTTGTGGCCCATGAGAAAACGTCTGAGTACTATGCTCAACCAGTTCAAGTGTCTAGCACAAACTGCTCTTCCGTTGGTGGATTTGCCCAAAATTTTGCTCAGGCCAGGGTCTCTAGTAGCTGGTAG
- a CDS encoding DUF1257 domain-containing protein, with the protein MSHFSQIKTKLRNLSSLQLALSDAGVRWQAGPKAVRGYQGDTQTAEIVIEQDNGYDVGFKQNSQTGNYELIADLQYWKQPLSVQGFLNKVTQRYAYHTVLNESVDQGFQVSEQATNEDGSIRLVLQRWGA; encoded by the coding sequence ATGTCTCATTTCAGTCAAATTAAAACTAAGCTTCGTAATCTTTCTTCTTTACAACTGGCCCTAAGCGACGCAGGTGTTCGCTGGCAGGCTGGGCCTAAAGCTGTCAGGGGCTATCAGGGCGACACTCAGACCGCCGAGATCGTCATTGAGCAAGACAATGGTTATGACGTCGGCTTCAAGCAGAATTCACAGACTGGCAACTACGAACTGATAGCTGATTTACAGTACTGGAAGCAGCCTCTATCTGTACAAGGCTTTTTAAACAAAGTGACTCAGCGCTACGCTTACCACACTGTTCTAAATGAGTCCGTCGATCAGGGATTCCAAGTTTCTGAACAGGCGACTAATGAGGATGGCTCTATCCGTCTAGTGCTTCAGCGCTGGGGTGCTTAA
- a CDS encoding ferredoxin: MSKHKEGDRSGLEPELGGQLRSAQQRTGLEPELGGAFRQNGVYVDEISCIGCTHCAHVARNTFYIEPDYGRARVVRQDGDSEALIQEAIDTCPVDCIHRVDYTELKQLERDRLTQVIPVIGFPVEKAVIAAQRRRRTAKLHKKASKN; encoded by the coding sequence GTGTCTAAGCACAAAGAGGGCGACCGCTCGGGTTTGGAGCCAGAACTGGGGGGTCAGTTACGATCTGCTCAGCAGCGTACAGGGTTAGAGCCTGAGCTGGGAGGGGCTTTTAGACAAAACGGAGTCTATGTAGACGAAATTTCTTGTATTGGCTGTACGCACTGTGCTCACGTAGCCCGTAATACGTTCTATATTGAGCCAGACTACGGCCGAGCGCGAGTAGTTCGTCAAGATGGTGATTCAGAGGCGCTAATTCAAGAGGCTATAGACACTTGCCCAGTAGACTGCATTCATCGGGTGGACTATACCGAATTGAAGCAGCTAGAGCGCGATCGCCTAACTCAAGTGATTCCTGTAATTGGCTTTCCGGTTGAAAAAGCGGTTATTGCTGCCCAAAGGCGTCGACGCACTGCCAAGCTTCACAAAAAGGCATCAAAAAACTAG
- a CDS encoding lipopolysaccharide assembly LapA domain-containing protein → MFRLIILLLPIAVLIVIAVQNSTLIALNFLGGSFPAVPFGLLLAITVCIGALITLLLYGLVGWRRPPESKYRPMGRRVPYPDSDPSSLPSNPTVAPSSYPPTDAYGGYASDAFVSDTPIGETAVEGDRPPIPQDSPRDIYHSSTAQSSTAEVNESQSNLNPLSGSTFVDSLKSNLPFTKKGSAPEGMVSESSGGKGRASRKQEDGRPIGDDWGERRTVEQINDWEAIKPSVVEEGIDNLFRFSKNAGTNVGRIADDIASGWNNQNEGYYPSAEAPKSYPESYYAEPYGDELEHGWENFDDGYDDLEQTGSAQPSSKRIYGDSLYGRGEPPWAEDDYLPEEDDIDLDRATDEVGPDGVYEADYKVIIPPLKPLDEVEDDRYS, encoded by the coding sequence ATGTTCCGTTTGATTATCCTACTGCTACCTATTGCTGTTTTGATCGTTATAGCTGTTCAAAACAGCACGCTGATTGCCCTTAATTTCTTAGGTGGTAGCTTTCCTGCTGTGCCTTTTGGTTTGCTGCTAGCGATTACGGTATGTATCGGCGCGCTGATTACCCTATTACTATATGGGCTTGTAGGCTGGCGGCGCCCGCCGGAGAGCAAATATAGGCCAATGGGTCGGCGGGTGCCCTACCCTGATTCTGACCCTAGTAGCTTACCTTCAAACCCGACTGTAGCACCCTCGTCTTATCCGCCCACTGATGCTTATGGCGGCTATGCTTCGGACGCCTTTGTTTCAGATACTCCTATTGGTGAGACTGCAGTGGAAGGCGATCGCCCGCCTATTCCTCAAGATTCACCCAGAGATATTTACCATAGTTCAACAGCTCAAAGTTCAACAGCGGAAGTAAATGAATCGCAAAGTAACTTGAATCCTCTTTCTGGTAGCACATTTGTCGATTCATTGAAGAGCAACTTGCCCTTCACCAAAAAGGGCTCTGCTCCAGAAGGGATGGTGAGTGAAAGTTCAGGTGGAAAAGGGCGCGCAAGCAGAAAGCAAGAAGATGGGCGACCAATTGGAGACGACTGGGGCGAGAGGCGAACCGTCGAACAAATCAACGACTGGGAAGCGATCAAACCCTCAGTAGTCGAAGAAGGCATTGATAACCTATTCAGATTTAGTAAGAATGCTGGTACTAACGTAGGGCGAATAGCTGACGACATCGCTAGCGGCTGGAACAATCAAAATGAGGGATACTATCCGTCAGCAGAAGCCCCAAAGTCTTACCCAGAGTCCTACTACGCTGAGCCCTATGGGGATGAACTAGAACACGGCTGGGAGAACTTTGACGATGGCTATGATGATCTAGAGCAAACTGGCTCTGCTCAACCTAGCAGCAAACGAATTTATGGTGACAGCCTGTATGGAAGGGGCGAACCGCCTTGGGCAGAGGATGACTATCTACCTGAGGAGGATGACATAGACTTAGACAGAGCAACTGACGAAGTCGGGCCAGACGGTGTTTATGAAGCAGATTACAAAGTAATTATCCCTCCCCTTAAACCGCTCGATGAGGTAGAAGACGATAGATATTCATAG